From Aliarcobacter butzleri, the proteins below share one genomic window:
- a CDS encoding phage tail protein I: MSSTSLLPINEDEKLKVIDLAYEQRVAKLKEELQVISTLAHPKLADEKYLPYLAHSHQVAFWSNELTLDEKRAIIHYSILLHRKKGTLFALKEVLKKLNIDVKFYEWFEYVGLPYHFKIDVDFLNRPVEDKDLKIIEEFVEIYKNTKSILELIRIRLKTNLQHRYASATIQGENIKVYPYQPRSLSVSLMNRFASVIKQREKVIIFLDGATV; the protein is encoded by the coding sequence ATGAGTTCGACATCACTATTGCCTATTAATGAAGATGAAAAATTAAAAGTTATTGATTTAGCTTATGAACAAAGAGTTGCAAAACTAAAAGAAGAGTTACAAGTGATATCTACTTTAGCTCATCCAAAATTAGCTGACGAAAAGTATTTGCCATATCTAGCACATAGCCATCAAGTTGCTTTTTGGAGTAATGAACTTACTTTAGATGAGAAAAGAGCAATTATCCATTATAGTATTTTATTACATAGAAAAAAAGGAACTTTATTTGCTTTAAAAGAGGTTTTAAAAAAGTTAAATATTGATGTTAAGTTTTATGAGTGGTTTGAATATGTTGGGCTACCTTATCACTTTAAAATTGATGTTGATTTTTTAAATAGACCTGTTGAGGATAAAGATTTAAAAATTATTGAAGAGTTTGTTGAAATCTATAAAAATACAAAAAGCATCTTGGAACTTATAAGAATAAGATTAAAAACAAACCTACAACACAGATACGCAAGTGCAACTATCCAAGGTGAAAATATAAAAGTCTATCCATATCAACCAAGAAGTTTAAGTGTATCTTTGATGAATAGATTTGCAAGTGTAATAAAACAAAGAGAAAAAGTAATCATATTTTTAGATGGAGCGACAGTATGA